Proteins from one Clostridium cellulovorans 743B genomic window:
- a CDS encoding transposase has protein sequence MKKASFKKSIGKRENMKYDQINDEYTCYNDKKLKPIAITTRKSKSRYKSKIIIYECENCVDCQYELKCTKALGNRKMQVSKLFAEKRVRSLAK, from the coding sequence ATGAAAAAAGCTAGCTTCAAGAAAAGTATAGGTAAACGTGAAAATATGAAATACGATCAAATAAATGATGAATACACCTGTTATAATGATAAAAAGCTTAAGCCTATCGCCATAACTACAAGAAAATCAAAGTCAAGATATAAGTCTAAAATAATAATCTATGAATGCGAAAACTGCGTTGATTGTCAATATGAATTAAAATGTACAAAGGCGTTAGGTAATAGAAAAATGCAAGTATCTAAATTGTTTGCTGAAAAAAGAGTACGCTCTCTAGCAAAGTAG
- a CDS encoding nitroreductase family protein gives MSKDFYIILKERRSFYGIGKETTISTEHIEEIIENALQYTPSAFNTPSSRIVLLFGEDHNKLWDITKKEFQEIVPLDQFPSVEEKINSFRNGYGTVLFFEDINVIEQLQRNYDLYHDNFPVWAHQASGMLQYIVWSSLEIEGLGASLQHYNPIIDREVKNHWRLPSNWKLIAQMPFGKPISVPDKREFTSINERLKVFKSY, from the coding sequence ATGTCAAAAGATTTTTATATTATATTAAAAGAAAGGCGAAGCTTCTATGGGATTGGTAAAGAAACAACTATTTCAACTGAACATATTGAAGAAATAATAGAAAATGCTTTACAATATACACCTTCTGCCTTCAATACTCCTAGTTCAAGAATTGTACTTTTATTTGGTGAAGACCATAACAAACTATGGGATATAACTAAAAAAGAATTTCAAGAAATTGTTCCACTAGATCAATTTCCATCAGTTGAAGAAAAAATTAATTCTTTTCGTAATGGTTACGGTACCGTTTTGTTTTTTGAAGATATAAATGTAATTGAACAATTACAAAGAAACTATGATCTTTATCATGATAATTTCCCAGTATGGGCACATCAAGCAAGTGGTATGCTCCAATACATAGTGTGGAGTTCTCTTGAAATTGAAGGCTTAGGTGCATCTTTGCAACACTATAATCCAATTATTGATAGAGAAGTTAAAAACCACTGGCGACTTCCTTCTAACTGGAAATTAATTGCCCAAATGCCCTTCGGAAAGCCTATAAGTGTGCCAGATAAAAGAGAATTTACTTCTATAAATGAACGCCTTAAGGTATTTAAATCATACTAA